Sequence from the Panicum virgatum strain AP13 chromosome 5N, P.virgatum_v5, whole genome shotgun sequence genome:
GATACTACTTGATTGCTCTGGTATCAAGACACTTGCGAGATTGCAAACGAAGCATGGATGAGTTGAGCAATGCACGCGCCTGCGGGATATGCGACTGTATATTTTGCTGAGTATAGGTATCCCCGCACAGCATAGCTGAAGAATCCATCATCATACACCGTAGTAATTTTGACATGTTACTCCTTTTCTCTTGAATAGTTCCTTATTGTAACAGTTCGATGTAGATTACAGCAAGAAAACTTGCAAGGTTTTACCACTAACGGATTCAAGATTTGTTGAATATGTATATATCAACCTTTTGAGTTTTGCGTATGGCAAACTATTATCGACATTTTCAAAGATGGAAGTGTAGTTTACTCTAGAACGTTTGACTGGAAAAGTACTGCATCCAAGAGGATTTGTGGTTTTGAATTCCAAAAAGATGGAGTTTAGCTTCCTCAATAAGCGCTCTGCAGCTTACCCATCTGAAGCATTACATGACTGAGGCGAAGATCATCAAACGGTGAAAATGGCAACTAAATATTTCCACGGTTCCAGTTCATCAACCAACCATACAGTACGTGACATTTACAGTACATTGGACCGTCAGTGCAAGAGGTCTCAACAGTGCTACAAGCTACTAATAAATACTATCTACACAGCGAGGGGCCACCCTGCTTTTTACGAGCAAGCACTGCTACAAGCTATCAGACATGCTTCTCTACAAGATGCTCCGATAAAGTTTTGATCTGCTGACATCTATGTTGTGTGAGCGACGAGAGCTGCTTGCCATTTCAGCAGTTTGTGTCATACGTTGCAAGCCCTTGCAACTCCGGGCCTTCCATTCTTGGATTATTGTCAAAGCTGCAGTCAGGTAGGGTTTAGAAACAACACAGGCAGGACACAAACGAGTTTTGCATATAGATGTGCTGATTATTTGAGTGATTCGTAAAGTTTCACACTAAGTGGCAGCAGGCAAGTGAAACTAGTCCACATGCATCCTAAGGTCATCAAAAGAAATGAGCATTTTGCAAACATATAATGTGCCATTTAATCCTCATTTGGCATATAAATaaatcaaacaaataaaataatagtCGTAAATCTACGTCAAATACTACAGCATGGATGGTATAACACATATAAGATCATGGTAGATGCAAGTGTATCTTTTCACCCAACATGCAAAGTCATATAAGATATCCAGAAACCTTGTATCAGACATAAACTTAATTGATAAATCGATTTTGTAATTTCATGTGGTATTAGTTCCGGGGGTTGCTGGATACCATGGCTAAATGCTAATGGCTCTTGGTCCTTTAAAATACACAAAACATTAGATGCAGAAAGGTAAGAATCAAGTGAATCGGTTTATTTAATAGAGGAATTGAGGAGGAGAAGATCGTACTTGCTCAATGGTATGTGCTCAAAAGGCCCACTAGTTGGGATTGTGCCGCAAAGATCATTGTTTGAGACGTCTCTGGAAGAAGTATGCATGCACAGGATGAAGTACTGTCATAACACGTACAGAAAGACATGCAATTCAGCAAATGCATAACAGGAAGCTGAAGACTTACATCACTTTGAGGCTAGAGATTTTTGTCAGTTCCCTTGGAACTGGACCCGTCAAATGGTTGTCATTAAGTCGCCTAGAAAAACAggaaaagttaaaaaaaaatggTTAACAGTTTAACATACTGAGTGCCACAGACTGTAAAGAACGAAGACATGGTTGCATTCAAACTAAAGTATCAGTGCTCACAGGAATACTAAAGATTTCATCATGCCAAGTTCCCTTGGTATGTTCCCTGTAATGTTGTTGTTATACAGGTCCAAGCTGATAAGGCTCTTCAGATTCCCAAGCTCAGCTGGGATAGTGCCCTGAATATTGTTTTTGTAGAGTTCTCTGTAACAATTAAGAACAATGTAAGAGAACTTGTACGAATGCAAATGCAAAATTGGCAATGATATTTTCATTTTGAAAATCAACTTTTTGTACAAGTTGATTAtgcaaaacagaaaaaaaaagacaaggcAATAATGTTTTGTCAGACTCACAGATATTGCAAGTGCTCAAGGTGCCCCAGTTCAGGAACAAGATTGCCTGACAAATTGGAGTTACCCAAATCCCTACAAGATACACAAGTGTTAGAAAGTGCTGTACATAATGATGCATCTGGAAACTTGAAAAGAACAGAATACTGCAAATGATCCTGCCATGGTTATTTCATACAGAAACAAATACACATTGCTGGACACGAAGTTTTTGGTTTGCCCAAGAATCGGCATATTTGAGTGGTAAAACCCATAAATCTCAATTAGGAACATGGAAGGAATTTGTCGGTAAGATAAGATAGAGTGCATCAGCAGTAGCACAGCTATCCCGTACACCCATGTTTGGGTGTAACCGTAGCTGGTGCTAAATTATAAATTTCTACTGTGCAGTGTTCAAATCTTTTTATGACAAATTTAGTAACACAAAGCATATGACATACACTATGTTGTACTATTTATGACACGAACTTGTACAGGCAGCACAATGATGTGACAGGATGTTTCTTTGTTTCatatacaaaaagaaaaactaacTGATACATGATTCTAGTAGTCATTgaaaaacatataaaaaaagGAAAGCTTGCACATTTTGATACAAACAAATGATGCCATGCTGAAAGTTGCATTACACGAAGCCATTTCCATGTATCAATTGCTTCTAGCAACCAAATGGATATGATAGCTGCCTTTGGACCTGACTAGCAGACTGCAAATTTACTTGTACAATGAAAGTGACTGCATCAAGCAGCAGCTAAGCACAAAGCTGTAGCTTGTATCAGCACATAATTTTATGAGCATGGGTGCCATGAGTGCGCGATTACAGTAGAGCCTGAACCAGAATACAAGGAAAGTCTGTCTAACTGACCATAGTTTTGACAAAACAGGGGGAAATTACCATTTGACAACCATCTAAGCTGCTAACGCCAGTGTTTTATTTCGATAAAAACGTTACGATAAAGGGAGATCAAAGGCCCTGGACCAGAATGCTCTTGCCTGATTGACTGCATGACTAGAATGTGCACAAACCAAGTATTATCAACCAGCAGGTGCCAAAGGAAATTTAGGTGCTTCACCGTTTGGAACAGGCACTCACTTCAAGATTTCAGAAAAATGAGCGTCACGTCATGCAAAGATGGAACGCGCCTACCGAACCCAATAGCATCGCAATTTGCAAGCACATTCAAGTGCGGAACCAAAGATTAAACCAGGGAGCCAAGGAGAGGGCCGTGGAGCTCACACGCGGGTGACGCGGTTGTCGCGGTTGCAGGTGACGTGGAACCAGGTGCAGGGGTTGACGAGGGTGGGGTCCCAGCTCTGCAGCACGCCCCGGGGGTCCTTGAGCGCGCGCCGCAGCGCGTACAGCGCGTCGCCCTCCGCGTTGGACGCCGACGCCACGGAGGCCGGcgacagcaccgccgccgcaaccACCAGCGCCGCAGCCGTAGCCACCGCCCAGGCCATCGAGCTGGTTGGCTAGGGTTTCGAGTTTCGACTCCCGAGAGGAAGCGGTGAAGGGGTAAGTGGCGAAGCAGGGGAAGCGGGAGTGAGAGGTGGACTGAGGGCAGCTTTaagtttagttccaaaaatcaaaattccatttagatttaaatctagacgaaataaaaaacgtatTGCGACTGTTGTTgcatgtaaatcgcgagatgaatctaataaatttaattaggctataattagacgctaaattattacaataatgctacagtaaacaacctctaataccgaattaattagactcattagattcgtctcgcgatttacagacgagtttgattagtctatatttagtacttcaaatatagaaaaatatttttttctaaaacttTACGGGAGCCAAATAAACACaaacttaggccctgtttagttctttacacttaaacacaaaaacgccgtaaacgcattaaagtgcaaaggaatcttactaatttgaagtactaaatgaagtctatttacaaatttttttacatggatgggctgtaaatcgcgagacgattctaatgagcctacttaatccatgatttgcaacagtgatgctacagtaaccatccgctaattattgattaatcatggattaattagcatcattagattcgtctcgcgatttacaatccatttgtgtaaaaattttgcaaatagacttcatttagtactttaaattactTAGAtccttttgaaattttttttacaaaatgaactaaacacagccttagtGTATTGCACCCGAGCCAGTGCTAGACCATGCCACCTCATAGCTGCTAGCTTAGCAAAATTTGCTTGTGTCGCACCTCGTAGCAGGACTAAGTTGGGACCCACCACTTCTTTCCCCACCATCTCTTTCCTCTCCCCCTCCCAATCTCAGCGAGCCCCCCGCCCTTCCCCAGTTCCCCGGCGAGATCCCCCGCGCGGATCCGCTTCCTACAGCGTGGATCCAGCAGCGGCTCCTGCTCCTCGACGGCGCCCTCTTCACCCGGTGCGGCTCATCTCcggtggcggacggcggcaAGGTCAGGGCcgacggggaggcggcggcgctcgaggccGGCCGGGAGGCAGGCGGGACGACGACGCTTGGGGCCGGCCGGGAGGCAGGTCAGGAGGCGGCGACGAGGGGCAGGCGGGGAGACGGCGCTTCGGACCGGCCGGGAAGCAAGCGCGGCGGCAGGGTGTTGGGGCCGACCGGGAGGGAGGCGGGGAGGCGACGACGAGGGGCAGGTGGGAAGGCGAGGGGCAGGTGGGAAGGAGGCTCTTGGGGCCGGCTGGGAAgcaggcggggcggcggcgcttgggcCGGCCCGGAGGCAGGCGGAGCGGCGGTGCTTGGGACCAGCtaggaggaagggagggaggcggcggcaagGGGCAAGCAGGGAGGCGAGCGTGCGCGTGGTGCAGGCGAGGAGGTATTCTCTCTCCTCTTGCACCGGGTGCCAGAATAGGTTACCGGTGCCTGGAGGTGCTAGACTAGCACCCGAGCTGCAATGTATTGCACCTGAgaatctttctctctctctcctctctagcACCACCTTAGTTCCAACGCTGGAGCTGCCTTGAGAGGAACTGTGAGGAGCTCGGAAGTGGAGCGGGTAAAGATTCTTGTTCGCGCCGATCTTCTGCGGCGTCCACTCAGCCGGCACTTATTCTGTGAGAACTTGCAACTATcacttggatttttttttgcgaggaactATCACTTGGATATTGACTATTGAGGCTATGCAAATGCCACACCCCTAATCATGTTGTTTGTGATGAACCTTAGAAATAGCAAGAACAGCTGAAGCCACGTTAAAAAGTTTCATAGGTGATTGTTTAGGTGAAAGCTTTTTGGAAAATTTATCATTCATATTTTAGAATTAGAATTGTCTAAAATTGATAAATACTACGCCCAATACGTCACAAGGGCAAAATAAGTAAGGTTGAATATACGTATAATAGAGTGGGTtttgggaaaagaaaaaagctaGGGATGCAGGCCTGTGCAACAAAACGACTTACAAGGTGGAACCTTAAAAGCAAAGTGTCATTTAATGAtgtgttttttcttttgcaatTTTAAGGCCAGTCTTAGTGGAGTTTCATGGCATTTAATTTTGTTGATGTGGTAGGATATTTATGAGAAAAGAGAAGggagagtttcatgggatgtgagaggAGTTTCATCCCCATGAAACTCATCCGGCTCGCTTACCTAGTTTTTGGTCTATGTAACCGTGTGATGAAACTATGCATTGAAACTGGCCTAACGCTACCTTTTTCCTCTAAAAGAATGCTAGTGATATATTGTATATTGTTATATGTAGAAGTAAAACAAATGGCGTCAGCTATTGATCACAATTGCATCACAATTGCTCTAGATTAAGGGGCTGCTCGCTTCCTCGCAAAAAGGGGCTGCTTGGTTGGCTACCACACCTTGCTATGCCGCAAGTGCGGCGGATATGGCAAGGTGCGGTGACACCACAATTTAGATTGGGAAAATCAGCACGGTAATTTCAGTGTTAAAATGTGTTAGAAATCACTTTGTGTATCATGTGATGAGTCTAAGTCTTAAATAGGAATCAACAATGATCTAATTTTTACAGCAGTGCCACAATTTTGGCATGGCGGACAACTACCAACCAAACACACTCTAGAACGTGTTGGTATTCTAATTTTATTTAGAAGTGATTTATCAGCTACCAACCACAAGTTGAAGTATGAATTAAAAGAGACCTTTTCTCTTAGTGAGTTGCTTGCATCCTTTATGGGGTTACCACCCCACCTAGATTTGAGTTTATTTTAGTACGATGACTAATATTGTTCTATGTCTATCGATAACGAAGCGCATGTAGGTTAGTTTCATCAATTTTAAGATGTACCGGCCCTCGAATGTATTGAGATTGATGTGCATGTAGGTTATCTTTGCTCTTAGTTTCTCACTCGGTTTCactaaaaaaaaagttcatcaCTCGGTTCAAAAAGAATAGTATACAAGGCTAGACGAACCTAGATCATTGTCTAACATCATCTTTCTTTTCAAGGTTGATGTGCAAGATGTTCCTCGTCTAGGTAATCTTGATATTTTGGCTTTATAGTAGACCCTATTACTTCCTAGTTGCAAATAGATCTAAGGTAGGACATTAGCAGCTAGCTCTCATATCTAAGATTGAGGAGAGTTTTGACACTCCCTTCATTTGGAGTTATAAGGTGTATTTGTTTTAATTAAGATAAGTCTTTGAACAAGGGTTGCTCTATTAAGATTTTATTTATATGTTATAAAAGTATACTTACAAGAATGTATTTTGAATACAAACCCAATAATTGTGTCATAAAATTAATAGAGTAATTGTCagttctagatttttcttcacGAGATGATAAGTCTTATAATTCCAAAAATAGAATGAGCATACATATTAAAGATTTGTGTTCCATGTTACGAATGCTAAGATATGGACAGTGTTctaaaaaacatttttaaacgtcgtttaatcttgattaaacgctgaacggtggccaagcgttgcgtttaatcacattgtcgtttaatcacaacacacgtttaatcatgttcaatctacgtttaatcacaaaaaactctaaaccataggtaagcgttcgcctagcgtctagcgttttttagaACCTTGGATATGGATAAGTTTAGTGCCTCTAATAGTTTGATCATGATTCTGTCCCAGAGTGAAATGGTACTGAAGAAATAAAATAAGACTAGTACAATGGGATCTAGGAAAACATGCAACACTTTGGAATTACACCATTTTACTATTTAAGGAACTAAGGAGCTGCTTGGTTTGATAACAAAATATGGGCATAACAAACTCTAGGTACACCAAAATGTGGGCATGCTAATTTTTTTACTAAAATCTTAGCTCGCAAGTTTAGAATAGCACTTTGTTAGGTGCACGACTTTTTGACCTTCAACTAAACGAGTGCTAAAATTTTGCCTACATTTTAGCATGCAAATATTTTGAAAAGTGAATGGTGGCAAATTCCTAAAGAAGAGATCACCATTCACCAAGAACTTTTCgaaagaaacgaaccaaaaaataaaaacctCGTGCAACCGGGCCGGGGTTCGAGACCTGGTCCCAGCCGGCAGCCGGCACAGCCACCCACCCGTGCAGCTCTACCGGAGTAGTGCGCTGTGAGAGGGAGCCAGTAGTGGGGGTCCGTACACCCGCGGTCAGCATACCGGCCACAGCCAACAGCTCACCGCTCTGCCCTTCCCTCCTCTTCTGCAAACGGCGAGTTAAAAAAGGAAACCAAAAATCTAGGGTTTGTTCCATTCCATTTCCGGGGAGCCCACAGCCCCCGTACGCTCACCACCGTGCCGGCCGCCTCCCTACGTCCCTCCCTCTTCCCGCTCCTCCCCGACGAGAGGTGGCGGCAGCTTGGGGGAGTaaggtagcggcggcggcggtgtcgacGGCCTTCGCGCCGCGGAAGGGCCGCTGGCGGCTGCCGGCTGCCCCCGGCAGCTCCGAGGCAAGGTAAAGCTGCCCCCTTTCGATCGCAATTAGCTCAGTATGAACCAGAACGGGGGGCCAATCTAGCAACTCGTGCTCCAAATCCTAATCAGCAACAGCTGACTCTCAGCTTGGTCAGCATACAACCAGCAACGGACACCGATCCTCAGTGGGGGTTTTTATTTGGAAGGAGGGTCCATCCGTCCATGCCCCCGTGGTTACCTGAACCAAGCTCCGCCAGTACAATCAATAGGCTAGGGTCGGGGTAGGTGGTTCGGGGCCCCCCATCTTGTTCCCCCTTCTGGACCGTGGACTCACCGTGCGGAGTCGTATGCTGTGTTGTTCTGCTGAGGAGCTCTAGGTTCAATATTACTGTGTTCAGTTCTTGCGTCGTCCGGCTCTCATCGTGTACTAGTTTGCGTGACTATTAAAGCATGCGGTTGCTAAACGGGTAGGTTGTTTGGATTTGATGATAATGATCTAGCAATGTTTGCTGGTTGTAAAACATAGTGTTCACGAATTCTATCTGGAATTGTGATTATTTTCTTGTGCTCCAAAAAAACCTTTAGTTCTCGTTTACATCTACATGCCAGGAGTGTCTTCTGGACATTCCTGCACAATTACAATGTGAAATTGCTGCATTCTAAGTATTCTGTTACTGTTGCTGATATTTGGCATATTTCAATCCTGCCCTCTGCAGCCTTTGTACTCCCCATGGTTGATCTGTTCCTTTGTGAAATTAATAAATCATACTGTCTATACATTTGGAAGGTGTTAATACTTAGGAGGTAGAAGCATTATTCTCTAGGTTTTGGTTTGCACTCATTCCCAGTCAAAATGTTATTGTTCTCTATGGCAACCAAGTCTGTTGGTTCACAATTAAACTATCCATTTATTTCTTGGCAGCAACTGCCTAAATCCACAAATTAGCCCCTGAAGCCTGTGGAGGAGTCATGAATATGCATGTTAACTGACTACTTGTCTTGAAATTTACTGTCCTGTATTTGGATCTTGGAACTTTATTCATCAAGTGCCTGTTTGCTGAGACCTGCTGTTTCTTTATCCGGTGTTACCATTGAACCAGTTCATCAAATTATTTATCGTGCGTACTCATTTTTCTAGTGATATGTTTATGTCAAACTCAAACCGAGTCGGTGGACTGATCATGCCTAGTAGCATACTAGCATCCAGGTTACATCAGCTTTAGATCTTAATATTGATATTATGTCTCACATGTTTCATTTTTTAACAAGCAGGCAGTAACAAATTGATTTTGTCTGTGAAGGTCACATTTTGATAACTGAGGGTCGTCTACGATGGCAGATGCCAGTCCTAGAACAGAAACATCAACAGATGATACTGACGACAACCATGGGGTAGGTCTTGTTGATCTTGATCTGGGGTATTTGATGTAAACACTTATTATCTGACCTCAAGTGGTGAAGTGAAGAATGACCGATTCATATTTGTGAAGAATTGTGTGAATTGTTATTAATGTTGACCCTATGGCGCAAAACTTCACTTTGCATCTTGGAACCATATATCTACCAATGTTTCCATGTAGTTATGTGAAGTCCACTATTGCAGCTAAATAATTTGAGCAAGAGTGACAGTAGAAGTTGAACAAACAAGGTGGACTAAACATACTATGGACTTAATGTTCAGTATATAGTTACATATGCTACAAAGGACTAGTTATGTTCTAATTTCTGATTTGAAAATCCTTGTGCTGTGGAATGCTGAGATTACTTGCCTAATATTCCACAGAACATGAACAGTTGGATAAGTCACATAATTGTCCACGAAATTACGGAGTTCTGAAAGAAACAACATGAACAGTTGGGTTTGCATATAGCTAGCAAAGCTGCATGGTGCTTGTTAAATTTGCTCAGTAAACAAATATAATTTTCTTGATTTGGACCCTTGAACTCTTTTATCTTATTTAGTTTGacaactttttttcttttaagaaTCTCATTCTTTCAAATCGTTTGTCTGATTGTTCTATAGTATCACATTCATTGTAAGCTGGTTGCATTATATGTGCATTTGAGCTAACAGACTTTAGGTAAGATTGTACCTTCATCTGAGGTCTGCAGATTTATTGATTCTGTGGTGCTTCATGCATACGTACACCATGGATGCAAAACCCATCATGTGGTGTTTGCAACCATGATTACCGGGAAAAGTACAGAAAAAACTTTTCTTTCTAATGTAAAGCCACAGAAAGGGGAAAATCTGTTTCTTAATGATAGGAATGAATGGATGATGGGAGATTGATAACTATGCTTTCATTTGCAGCTGGAACCAGGCACAGGTGCTCTTGTTGTTGCTTCCGACTCCAGTGACAGATCCAAGGACAAACATGAAGATCAAAAGGTTCATGTTTTGAAGTGGCATTCTTATTTTTAGTTCATATCACTGCTACAAGAGGCATTTTCTTATAATTTATTGTGTAGACACTGCGTCGTCTTGCTCAAAATCGCGAGGCTGCAAGGAAGAGTCGATTGAGGAAGAAGGTGTGTGGATGTTGGCTTTTAGTCTTTGTACATAAAGCAGTGCTTTTGTGTTTTT
This genomic interval carries:
- the LOC120673524 gene encoding leucine-rich repeat protein 1-like, which encodes MAWAVATAAALVVAAAVLSPASVASASNAEGDALYALRRALKDPRGVLQSWDPTLVNPCTWFHVTCNRDNRVTRVDLGNSNLSGNLVPELGHLEHLQYLELYKNNIQGTIPAELGNLKSLISLDLYNNNITGNIPRELGMMKSLVFLRLNDNHLTGPVPRELTKISSLKVIDVSNNDLCGTIPTSGPFEHIPLSNFDNNPRMEGPELQGLATYDTNC